TTTAAATGCCCTATTATTATTTCAAGACACGCATCAAGGTTTTTTTTGACTTCTGTCTCCCAAAATCTAAATATAGTATAGCCTTTAGAAGTAAGTTCTTCATTGACTTCCTTATCTCGCTGTATATTACGCTCTATTTTAGCTATCCAAAATTCTCGGTTCGTTGTCACTTTTGGTTTACGTTCCTCCCAATTTTTACCATGCCAGTATTCGCCATCTATGAATACGACGGTTTTGTACTTGGGTAGTGCAATATCTGGCTTTCCAATTAACTTTTTATAATCAATACGATATCGGTATCCCGCGGCGTACAATGCTTTTCTAAAGGCAAGTTCTGGTTTGGTATCCTTCCCTTTTATTTTGCTCATTATTTTAGATCGCTCGGGAGTGGTGTAGAATCCTGACGCTTCGTTGAACCTTGGTACTTTAATTCTTTCTTTAGAATAGTTTTTGGACATATGTTAAAATTAAAAAATCCCGAACCTTTACGGTCGGG
The genomic region above belongs to Maribacter hydrothermalis and contains:
- a CDS encoding very short patch repair endonuclease, whose protein sequence is MSKNYSKERIKVPRFNEASGFYTTPERSKIMSKIKGKDTKPELAFRKALYAAGYRYRIDYKKLIGKPDIALPKYKTVVFIDGEYWHGKNWEERKPKVTTNREFWIAKIERNIQRDKEVNEELTSKGYTIFRFWETEVKKNLDACLEIIIGHLNTVQMSTK